One genomic window of Micrococcus flavus includes the following:
- the gap gene encoding type I glyceraldehyde-3-phosphate dehydrogenase produces the protein MTKIAINGFGRIGRNILRVLADRKDQGLELVAVNDLADKEDLFWLSKYDTILGRYPGELEISDKGFVVDGREVALFSETDPAQLPWSELGVDIVIDCTGIFTSGPKAKAHLDAGAKKVVISAPGKEVDGTFVMGVNEETYDAASMHIVSNASCTTNCLAPMAKVLNDEFGIVNGIMTTIHAYTGDQNLHDNVHKKDRRRARAAAQNMVPTSTGAAKAIGEVIPELKGKLDGFAMRVPTITGSATDLTVELTRHVEVEEVNAAFRKAAESGPMAGRLVYSEDPIVSSDIVTSPAACTFDAPLTKSIAQTVKIIGWYDNEYGYTCQLLDLTKHIAAQL, from the coding sequence ATGACCAAGATCGCCATCAACGGCTTCGGCCGCATCGGCCGCAACATCCTCCGCGTGCTCGCGGACCGCAAGGACCAGGGCCTCGAGCTCGTGGCCGTGAACGACCTGGCGGACAAGGAGGACCTGTTCTGGCTCTCCAAGTACGACACCATCCTCGGCCGCTACCCCGGCGAGCTCGAGATCTCGGACAAGGGCTTCGTGGTGGACGGCCGCGAGGTCGCCCTGTTCTCCGAGACCGACCCGGCCCAGCTGCCGTGGAGTGAGCTCGGCGTCGACATCGTGATCGACTGCACCGGCATCTTCACCTCCGGCCCCAAGGCCAAGGCCCATCTGGACGCGGGCGCCAAGAAGGTCGTCATCTCCGCCCCCGGCAAGGAGGTCGACGGCACCTTCGTGATGGGCGTGAACGAGGAGACGTACGACGCCGCGTCGATGCACATCGTGTCCAACGCGTCCTGCACCACGAACTGCCTGGCGCCGATGGCCAAGGTGCTCAACGACGAGTTCGGCATCGTCAACGGCATCATGACGACGATCCACGCGTACACCGGCGACCAGAACCTGCACGACAACGTGCACAAGAAGGACCGCCGCCGCGCCCGCGCCGCCGCGCAGAACATGGTGCCGACCTCCACCGGCGCCGCCAAGGCGATCGGCGAGGTCATCCCGGAGCTCAAGGGCAAGCTGGACGGCTTCGCGATGCGCGTGCCCACCATCACCGGTTCCGCCACGGATCTCACGGTCGAGCTCACGCGCCACGTGGAGGTCGAGGAGGTCAACGCCGCCTTCCGCAAGGCCGCGGAGTCCGGCCCCATGGCCGGCCGCCTCGTGTACTCCGAGGACCCGATCGTCTCCTCGGACATCGTGACCTCCCCGGCCGCGTGCACCTTCGACGCCCCGCTGACCAAGTCCATCGCCCAGACCGTGAAGATCATCGGCTGGTATGACAACGAGTACGGCTACACCTGCCAGCTCCTGGACCTGACGAAGCACATCGCCGCGCAGCTCTGA